The genomic segment ATAGAGACTATAACAGAGCGACACAAGggcaattttgtatttaatattctaGCGCTTGCTAATAATCAATTTATCCATTTCTTGTCTGTCTATAGTATCTGCAGTGGTATCCACCTATCCTTTCAATCTTTATCTATTGATCTATTTATCCTTATCTACAACATTCAGTTTCTATACTTGTCTATCTACAGCATGTATCTACCTACATTTGCCTACCTGTCTTTATTTTcatctgtgtcttttttcaatatatagtttatatctaTGTATGTCTACATTATCTATCCATTGTCTACAGTATCTCTCTGTCTGTCGATCTACCTATCTATGCTCTTTTATTATAGAAAACAAATACTTACAATATATTAAGTATAGCTGCATAACAGAAAGGTGAATACATCATACATATTACATGCAAAAGTAACTAACACAGAAGGTAAAGAGAGACCTGCTCATTTAAGTTAAAATCTATACATCAATCTTGATGTATATCTACATTTGTctttccttaagctggccatacacgcaccgataatatcgtacgaaacctagtttcgtacgatattcggtgcgtgtatggcaaatcggtgagtcgtccgatatcgcaggatgctgctgatatcggtcgactcaccgatcggcccggttaaaagattttgatcgggcgccatagaaggcgcctgagcaaaatttgccgtcaaggctgaatcggcagaaggtggtagaaatcctattgtttctacctccttatctgccgtttcagtcctgaacggttagtggcagattgtacgatctttcgtgcgactgatggtcgcacgaaagatctaaaatcgccacgtgtgtggccacctttacatttgtctatccacaaaaaaaatctttgctatctgcagtatttatttttgtctATCTCCCTGTTTATCCATCCATCTACACTATCTCTCTATTATCCACCTTTTCTATCTACACTATGTTGTTTTCCAAGCTTTAAGGGTGTGCGTGATTGTTAAGGTCCCTGGTCtagttattttttgaaaaaaacttcTTTGCATGataatattatcattattataatacatCATTGTAGAGATCAGTTAGTGATGGTAGCCCACTTGCTCAGTTTAATAACAATAAACTGGCATCCAAAGATTGCAATGTAACCATAATGCTAATGAAACAGTACCATAAAAATGGAAGTATGTTCACCTGGTGTATCTGCCCATGCTGAAAGAAATTCCCAGTAAGGGCAATGGCAAAAGGAAAGATTTGTCGCCACAGTAAATCTGCTCTACTTTAGaggacaaaaaagaaaagaaaagactTTGCATAGCATAACAATTAAAACGTATTACTTGCAGCAACCTAGCTTAATCGTTGGAAAATGTGAAGGCAATTATATACAAATGTTCTGTAAAACATATTTACTGAATTAGCCATGTTTGCTCTTAGTGCCAatcctggggctgctgctgcctaAAGCTAGAGCCCccaacattttagcacccccaagtgacttagcctttccttctcctttaacgtcaGAGCGGGTCAATGGGGGGTCATATCACTAgggcagagagcgctattgcgcTCTTAAATTACCAAAGGTGGCTTTGCCTATTCCTTGCCTCATGCAGGAACAGCTCTGGTTGCTCTAAAAGAGAAAACTATATGAAGGGATTCTCATTAGAACACAGTGACcaagttaaagaaacagtaacaccaaaaaataaaaatgttttaaagtaatcaaaatataatgtactgttgccctgcactggtaaatgttatgtgtttgcttcagaaagactactatagtttatatcagtaatccccaaccagtggttcacgagcaacatgttgctccccaaccccttggatgttgctcccaggggcctcgaagcaggtgcttatttttgtttcctggcttggaggcaagttttggttgcattaaaaacctggcataatgccaaacagagccttctgtaggctgccagtccacataggggctaccaaataggcaattatagctcttatttgcacccccaggaactttttccatgcttgtgttgctccccaacactttttccatttgaatgtggctcacgagtataaaaggttggtgatccctggtttatataaataagctactgtgtagccacaggggcagccattcaaactgaaggaatttaggctaatttggtcatttggccaaATTATAACGAATTATAACaactgttaagggcgcagtcggttcaggggtcgcatcaacgagccaatgcggaccccaatccgactgaatcttttagcctgcctgatcgatatctgcccaatttcaggccacatataGGACAGGCAGGacagtcgttgctgcccctacacgggccgataagttgctgaatcggtccaagggaccaatattggcagcttaaatcggcctgtgtatggtcaccttaagttgCATAGATTCCTACTGTATATGTTATACttttatctgcttagtaacctgtgccttttctccttttttcaatttaaatggctgccccatggctacacagcagggtatttatataagctgtagtagtgtttatgaagaaaacacacaacttttaccagtgcagagcaatagtatataatatattaattatttttatacactttcattttttggtgttactgttttaacgtgtatggccaccttaagaatctgCGCTGATATAGGCAGGGAAAGGATGAAATTACTGCTTACTTACTGCTGGTGAGTCTGAGCACATGTTGTAAACCAAACTAGTTAGGGTCAACACAATTATCATTATTACGAAGCAGGAAATGGTATGTGTGTCTGTTTCTTAGTGTCATAAATAATATGATATGTATTTGAAATGTACATAGTTAATATAATGTGCATCTTATACTGGAGATATAGATCATAACTTCACATAAATGCAATGTAGCCACTTCTAAATcacatatatttgtttttgtattttttttaggccATTGAAGTTAGTGAAAGCACATCTATACTCTATACACCATGACAGAAGAGTCCAATAGTTCTCATATGGTCTGCGATGTGTACAGAGACATGCACCCGTTTACTTACTTCTATTACCTAGTGTTCATGGTTGGATTTTTTGGAAGCTGCTTTGCGTTGTGGGCCTTTACTAGGAGTGACAGCAGTCAGAAGTGTACAAGCATATATCTCATCAACCTACTCATAGCAGACTTCCTGCTGACTCTTGCCTTGCCATTTAAAATTGTTGTAGACCTGGGCATTGCCACATGGAAACTGAAAATATTTCATTGCCAGGTGACAGCTGTTATCATATACATCAACATGTACTTATCCATTATCTTTCTGGGCTTTGTCAGTATGGACCGAAGCCTTCAAACAATCAACAGTTCCAGACTGTACCAAGTGCAAAAGAGGGGGTTTGCTAAGATGATATCTGCAGTTGTTTGGACATTAGTACTTTTTATAATGTTACCAAATATGCTGATACCTATTAACGATATCCCAGAAAGGGATATTGTTGGCTGCATTGACTTTAAGAAAGAAATTGGAAGGCACTGGCATGTTCTTTCAAACTTCATTAGCCTCGCAATATTTTTCAACTGCTCCTGTATTATTTTAATCTCCAATTTTCTTACCATAAAACGGCTTTACAGGCACAAGGACTGTGATGAATTTCTCAACATCAAACAAGCCTTGGTACAGATCCTGCTTGTGACAGCTGGATACGTGATCTGTTTTGTTCCCTACCATATTGTTCGCATCCCCTACACATTGAGCCAAAGCAACATTATAATGGACTGCAGCTTGAAGCAAGTACTTTTCTTTGCAAAAGAATCTACTCTCTTGCTCTCGGTTTCTAACTTGTGTTTTGACCCTATACTCTACTTTTACTTTTCTAAGACATTCAGAACTAAAATCACCAAGACATTTTCCATGAAAAAAGAGGTAACAGCTGTTTAACCTTATTCTCCGCTATCACTGTGAAACATATTGTAGCAGCCTCTACAACCTGTTTCTTTGAGGACCTACTTTAAGTCTAAGAAGTCAGATTTTTGGTCAAAGAATTGGCTTAGAATTAATTAAGCACCCTTTTAATTATTGCTGACTGTTGAAAATTACCTTTATTTAAACAACTTGGGGACCCATTTTTAGGTCCTGATCCAGATGATACCTGCTCTGTGGAAtattttttatcaaataaattttattacaatcaCATCTTGCACTGGTGGTGTGAAATGTGCCATGTTAATAGTTAGCATAAGGTTTTAAATGAAATGTTTCACACATGAACACATTCTAATTCCTTGAACATTGTCTTGCCATGTAatagaaagtgattttttttttattttttctacaaatcctgtgagtgctgagtacTTTGTTTCTTTACATGGTGGCTACCTTACCCGGCACCCAGGCATCTTTTTTTTGGTGGTGTGTGCCCTCTCCTTATtatgttgttttatatatataaatgcattacaGGTTTGGGTTCGAATTACTtgaaagccatcttccataggtggctcaattttaatcatattgttcaaatgtttttaaatgatttcctttttctctgtaataataaaacagtaccctgttcttgatcccaactgaagGACAAACAAGTCtgttgggtttaatcaatgttcaaatgattttttagtagacttaaaagtatagcgatccaaattacagaaagacctcttatccagaaaaccccaggtccccagcattctggataacagatcccatgcttAATGCTCAAATTAGTGCATATGTACGCAGAGGATTGCTCTGCACTTTTTGTGTTAGAGTATAATATTAACTAGTGGTGTGTCCGAGGAAATTTATATACTATCTTCCAAGTAGCTTTTGATATAAGCTGGTTGCATACAACAGCCAAACCTGCAGATAATGGGTTAATTAGCAGCATGTACTGGAGACAAATTTGCCAGTACAGGCCCACTTTACTGGATTGCATGGTTCAGGCAGGATAGTGATATATCAAAAGGATGATGATACTCTATACACACCTTAATGAGCATAGGTTGAAAGATTTTGCCATTATAGCTTGTTCACATCACTTTGAACACAATTACCACTGCATCAGGTGCAAGTGCATGAAAAGTAATTGTACCCCTTTAGGGTCCACGTACCTAGCAGTTGCCACTGGGGCAACAGTCATGTACTTAATGCCTGCCATAGACAAGGCTCTCCTGCATTTTGCGTCCCTGGTCAATCTCTAGGCTACTGGGAGGCATCCCAATGGGACATCCACGTGCCACCCACGACATGTGAAGAGAAGGCAGTGCCGCATTCAAAGTGAGGTACAGTCTTTTGACCTCCATTTAAGGAGTGTAAAGTGATGCATCTCAACACAAAACCCAGGGCAGGGTAAGGGGTTGTAGGGTGTACCCCAGTCAAGGCCCTCATGGCAGAAGGGGCCCCAGGATATACAAAGGTGCAAATAGTAGGAAGTGAAAGGGGGGCGTTGGCATTGCTGGCATGCATCAGCACATTCCCGTGTATGTAGCTGGCCAGTGGACAAATAACTGAGGCCCTGCTTAGTAGTCTGAGGTGACACAAATATTGATGATGACACTGTCCACAGGACAGCTTACAAAGCTAAAAAAACTGGGTGATTTCCAGCCTGTAAATCCCCAAGATTTACTGTCAGAGTGACTGACTTAAAGCAAAAAAAGAGGGAGaccaaaaacatttatttaaagtaaattaatgtaaaattgattTTAAACTGTGGCAGAAAACCGGGCAAGACTGTACTATCATGTACATTTAGCTCATACTGGAATCATGAAACATGAGCATCTGTTTTATACAAAAACCTGACAGGAATCCAGCTCAGCAGCATGTCAGCACGTGTTATCATCTGGCTTGCAGGTCTAATGGTTTAACACTGACAATTTGTTGTCTTTCAACCCTTTCATTTACAGCGGATCAAATTATTGTTGTCTTAAACTAGTGTCAAGTCGGTCAAGCACTACATGCAAGTACATGCAAGGTTTTGCAAATAAGACCCTTTGGATATTCAGTAACAAATGCGGAAGACTAAGAAAACCAACGCTTTCAAAAGTGCACAATGTTTAATATGATCAACATTTTGGGAAAGGGACAAATGTGGTTCtggttttgcaaaacaatgtgGTTAGGCGCTGTTCTAGGAGGTTCAAGTTTTtactaaaatactgtatatacttcccATGTTTCTATACCGACTTACTGCAAGTAAAACAAGGGACTAACCAGAGAAATGGGGAAGTGTATTACAtactgtaaggggcagatttatagagcttaatacattaaaactcacccatgttctgttgaatttttaaaagtgtatttatcaaatggtgagtttcacccattgataaatactcgtctaaaaatcccttaggatttaacagaacatgggtgagtttttatgtattgagctttaaacttacattttaataaatctgcactTTATTGTCAAAGGAGCTCGTAGGTAGAAGGGAAAACGCTTTGTCTCTACAGCATGAGATTCTGTGGCTAACACATAAGGGATCCTAGCTTTGTCAATGcccacagattttcaataaaATCCCATTGGAAAGATGATtggaatgatgttttcttttattaggcaaaaaattattttgggggttgattgttttgcttccaataagggttTATTATATCCTAGgacaaagtacaaggtactgttttattagtacagagaaaaattaagtcatttttaaaaatcagaatgtttTTTTAACCGGTTTACTGCCAACGACCAATGGGATACGTCATGAcagaaaaaggctttatctgccaacgacgtgtctcatacgtcgtttgCGGATaaaggattctctctgcagcggcggcaatCGTCGCAGGACCGACCTACAAGCAGCCGACCTCACACTGCATCTGCTGCTTGTTCCAGCGCCGACCcagcgatctgatcttcaggacaggtaagatgtttttttcttgcacttacagcacacaatttagcagtttttatttttttttgttttttttcattttgcacacttatatacactaatatacactcatatacacccttacacactgtcacacaacttttacagaATTACGGAAAGTAATTCCataactccattataagcaaataattctagttttcaaaaatgatttgctttttctctgaattaataaaacaataccttgtactagatcccagctaagatataattaatccttattggaggcaaaacaaacctattgggtttatttaatgtttaattgatttttagcagattaaagttatggagatccgaattacggaaagatcccttatcaggaaaaccccaggtcccaagcattctggataacaggtcccatacctgtactatatacacaaacactttctTTTCATAATCATTTTTTGGGGTGCTTGGTGTCAAACAAGATTTAAAATACAAAGGGAGAGGGATAGAGACAGAGACAtatagagacagagagagactatAAACAGCTAGTGGTGCTAAGTGCAAACATGACAGATAACAGACAAAACAGATAACAGGATGTTATTCAGATACAGGAGGACAAGCTATTTTGAGTCTCATGGTATATATGCGGTGCATTCTCCTCTGCCAACATGATTCAAAATTTGAATATCACCAGTTGTCACTGAAGTAAATAAGAGGCTGCACAGTCAGATTCAGGTGATTCTACCCTGGATCAGAAATGTATGAGGGAATACACAATGTATGCCTTTTGAGGAGAGCTAACAAGAAATGGAAAAGAATGCGCAGGAAGAATTAAAGTCAGCTGCAAAAGATTTGCTAGACACGAAATATAATGAATCTGCACATTTTTCACATTAGTGCTAATACATAGTCAAGGCAAAGGGAGCACCCCAACTTCTGCATGTAAAGAGGCAGAGTACTGAGATGGGGTACtggatcagtggtgtaactaggggACCAGGGGCCCTGGAACAAAAACTGCAcccagcccctccccccagcCTGCTTCCCCTTCTGAAGGCATAGTGTTTGCATGCTCTCACCTTGAAAAGTTGATTCATTggtctttttaatatttttggtttttttaatgactttgctttttttcagcagctctgcagtttggaatttcagcagctatctggttactaggatacaatttaccctagcatccaggccacagtttaaatgagagactaaatgaagtagagggcctgaataggaagaagagcaataaaaagtaacagtaaaaataataTCTTACTTAACAGAGACAAACAAAGCAGGGGTTGAATATGTGGACACACATTTACATTTAAGAGACTGGCAAAGCTGTATCAAAAAGAAAGTAGGGTGAAGAATAGTGTTACAGCTGCAAATCTAGTGTCTGCCATAATAAATGCAACACTGAGCTAAAACCACAGCTTTATCCTGCTAGAGAGGGGAAAGTGTTCATTAAGCCCAGCTTCCTGTCTGCTCTTTAAGTACCAATATGATTAAGAGaaggaatttccacatttcttaCAACAaatctaaaaacaaaataatgattcACTCTCCTAAACAAATGTTATTTGCTCAATAAATCTGTTGATCTGATCTGACCTGATATTATAGGATATTGCATTGTTTACCAGCAAGCATTAATGCTGGTAGTAGAACCCACAGAGGGCGggtcttagaatgtaagctcttgcgagcagggctaCTGTCTCCTAAGAATATCCAATTGTAACTGTGAATCATTTGTGGAGATATcatgtttgtctgtatatgttaACCACTGGCCTTGAGTTTTTTTGTGCTGcactatataattaataatgattTAAATGGTGAAATCATAAAAAGTCTATACAGTCAATGGGAAGACAAGATTAATgtaatctcctactaactggtcTCCAAAGCTCCCATCTCTCtgccctgcaatcaatcttaaactcttcTGCCTGGATAATTCTGCTTTCTCCTAGTTCAGTCCCAAGTAAACTCTCTATCATGGCTGCCTCTTTAACCACTGATAGTGTACAAAACACTtttaactttcaaagccctttACTACTGTACCCTCTATGTGGCggcacctccttcctactgtgtttcataccaTTTAATCTGTGTATTTACACTTACTttagtatatttattaaaatatgtgtCTTCCCTGTGTGCACTTTTGTACATGGTAAGATTGTAGCCCTTTATAaaggcatacatacatacacacaaaactGATGGCCATAAAGGGCTGCATGTAACCGAGGGCCTCTCAGCCCTGTACAAAGGTATAACACATACATATACTGGCATATAACACATGCACCTATTGGCATATATTATTCACATATACAGGTACCATACAGGtacagatccattatctggaaacccgttatccagaaatctgtaaATTACAGGAATATCACCTCCCAAAAACCCCATTTTAATAGTATTGTAATACTAACCTTGTACTAACCttaccccaactaagatataatgaatccttattgaaagtaaaaaaaatcctattgggtttaattaatgtttaaatgatttttttagtagacttacggtatggtgatccaaattacagattacAAGTCCCATACTTTTATTTCTCAGAAATTCAAGAAtctttaggacctggggttttacagataaggtatctttctataatttggatccccatacttaaaaaagaatttaaacattaaataaacccaaaagtttTGTTTTGACAGCATTATGGATATGCATCTTATGtactatcaagtacaaagtactgttttattgtttcaaagaaaaatatcattttacaaaaattttaattttatttaaatgggCTCAATAGGAGATGTAATTCtgagataacaggtttccggataagggatcctgtataaaagtaaaagtaaacatTCATGCTTAATTTTCAACCACAAATGACCaataatttctgttatttatGGTGTTATATTTTTCACTCTTTAGCAGCCAACTAAATAGGTCAGGGTGTCagcagagtatctgggtaatctggagtagcagtaacagtcaggactcttaccaatcaggatgatgctgcaagcatggctgatactttattcaccttacaacaagaaggaaacaggaacataacatcacatcctggagacccttcccagaatgcacaggttcataaaaactttataaacacaaaacagtatgtatactgacacctactgacagaacataacagtataacacagtatattagagaGAAGGTTTTTGTTGCTAACTGACAGTGTACAAATAGTCTGGAAATGAAATGATGAATTGTACTTAATAGCTGTTGTTTAAAATGAGCTTAATATGAGCTTGCAAACCACTTAGATCACTTCCACACTTTTATCTCTGACTGAATGTACAGTAGTTATAAAACAGAGACCATCACTTCAAAACACAaatcaaacagattttttttcagattgTGAATCCCCTTTATAAAAGGAATTAGTCTGTTTATTATAACTGTGGGAATATTTACAGGAAATCACAATAAATGAAAGTCTTAGCATCTCACTAAAGTCATGTTAATAACCTTTTGCGAAGGCTGAAGGCCTACAGACCTTTAGAAGAATGACATAAACATGTTCACATCTGAATTACTTTAAGGGCGATGACAcaagaggagattagtcacccccccccctcctccttctAGTGTTGGTGACTAATCACTTCAAAGGCTTTTCTTaccagtgagaatgtaaatcgcaagTACTAAGGAATGGGAGACTAAGGTACCACAGACCCTGTGGCCCCAGCCCCTCTGCTGCCCAGGCTCCCcgtgactgtggggtctgctgtatatataggcaGGCCACTGCATGTGACCCTTGTATTTCTACCAAAGGTATTTTATAAAACCCCAATAGTCATGTTTTAGAAGAACAGTCCCACATTCAGCATTTAGATTCAGAAAGAATTACAATGAAGGCTGAACAGAATGTTGGAAAGTGGGTCTGATTTATAAGCTGAGCTAAATTGCAGCAGTGCAGTTGTCCATAGCTTTCAAAACCAACTGCTAATTGGATGCTTTgggcagctgcaattttaaatGAATTTGTAAATTAGCCATTATATGCATTTCTTTCTAGGTGGGCTCCCATTGAGACCAAATGCCATCTCCATATTGACCTACATCTaactttgaaaaacaaaaaaacctaacaacaataataaacagGTTAAATATAATCATACAGTCATAAAGGAGTGCCGGATATAGCAACGGGGACTGAAAATGTTAGAAAGAAACACATTTCCAAAGGCCCACGTTTCATGTTACTGAAATAATACCACAGAATATTTAGGCTTTCTTGTCAGTGATTTAGATTGAAGTATCCCTAGCGAAAGTTTGTTTGCAGATAAGTGAAGAAATTCCAGAAGTCTGACATTTACAATGTATGCACAATAAAGACCAACAGAATGACTCACAATGAACCACTTGGCCTTGTACAAGCTGTTTATGTTTGAGAAAGTTGTATTGAAAATACAATGATAGAAAACCGCAGCCTGTCCAAATTGAGCTCTGTGAAGGCTCAATTTAATTTATAGAATCTTCTCTAAGGACACCTTAGCTGATATTGTGGACTCAGGCAACTGCCACTTTCTGTAAATATAACATTAGTAAGTTCAGTTATTGTTAGCATTTACATGACACCTGGGGAAATTACCCTGCATTCTCTGTTACTTGATTGGAGGTGATTTGTCcagtggctgcccccatggctacacagcagctttgtttatataaactatagtagtctttctgaggcaagcaCACCAGTTGCCCTAGtgcattatattctaattacttttatacactttcattttttggtgttactattcctttaattaaTGAAGGCTTTTCATAGGAAATTTCAGATAGGCAGTAATAGAGAGTTgccttcagttcaactgactgaaaGTGGAAATCTGTGTTTTCTGACAAATTCTAAGTTGTATGTTCCTGCAGGTTTTACCTTTGATCTTGTATCACTGCATAGACCCTGCAAAACAACTCAAACGCTGAGATTTTGTTctcctttatatttttataaactgaAATTTGAGTGTGACTCCCgtgctggaagtgacatcacatatgTCACACACACttccggaagtgacatcacatgcaggACTTTGGGAGGTTTCAGAAAAAAcaggagaatgctgctggggTAAGGGAGACCGGGGGAGAGCCGCCACAACTGGGTAACTCCTAAACAAATAAGGGGGTTCAAAGCTTTGTTCACATTAGAAACAAGTTTACATTGGCATAAGTATAGAATCCCCCACACTTTAATAGTTCATAGTGTTGCTTTTAActctgtatataagtatataacaactttgcacactgcctgggATTCTAGTCAGTTTTTCAAAGCAGATTTGCTTTCATGTATggtaggaagaagaggcacctgtctgcAATGATTGGGGGAGCATCATGCAGGTACCTCCCCTGCCTAGTACCCTTGTCATTGCCCTGTAATGGCATTGCACATGCACACATGTACACACGGGGGACATGGAGGgcacaggggcaaggtggcaaactgggttgcctagggcacttGGTTGGCTTGACCCACCCCTGGTACATCTTGGGCAACAAAGGACATTTACTTCTTTGTTCTTAAGCCACTGAAGTTTTACTTTGTCTTTGAAATAATTGTGTAGGGGATCCATAGGGTTATGTGGTCCctgtggctttaa from the Xenopus tropicalis strain Nigerian chromosome 5, UCB_Xtro_10.0, whole genome shotgun sequence genome contains:
- the gpr171 gene encoding probable G-protein coupled receptor 171; this encodes MTEESNSSHMVCDVYRDMHPFTYFYYLVFMVGFFGSCFALWAFTRSDSSQKCTSIYLINLLIADFLLTLALPFKIVVDLGIATWKLKIFHCQVTAVIIYINMYLSIIFLGFVSMDRSLQTINSSRLYQVQKRGFAKMISAVVWTLVLFIMLPNMLIPINDIPERDIVGCIDFKKEIGRHWHVLSNFISLAIFFNCSCIILISNFLTIKRLYRHKDCDEFLNIKQALVQILLVTAGYVICFVPYHIVRIPYTLSQSNIIMDCSLKQVLFFAKESTLLLSVSNLCFDPILYFYFSKTFRTKITKTFSMKKEVTAV